A genome region from Mesorhizobium sp. B2-1-8 includes the following:
- the gcvA gene encoding transcriptional regulator GcvA — MAKRLPPLNPLRAFEATARHASLTKAASELNVTHGAVSHQIKALEQSLGVKLFERVGQRVKLTPHGAELLPAVSVAFDGIAAATQRLTRPASSGALSVSCVPALLLLWMTPRLGSFTAQYPDIQLTLIPSNDPRDIRAPHIDVCVHYGDGSWADCWMRKWSGLELFPVVSPTLINNRPIRNVRDLADHVLLHGDDGREWHTWLAAADALDLERGRRHHLGDARMTAEAAVHGHGVALGDSVTASALLARGMLVAPFSLSVPAVDDFYVVCRNEMRATPIVQVFIDWLFAEKAGDDSRADAPVAGRLVIRRKRPALKVMGGKPS; from the coding sequence ATGGCCAAGCGCTTGCCACCTCTCAACCCGCTGCGCGCCTTCGAGGCCACGGCGCGCCATGCCTCGCTGACCAAGGCGGCGAGTGAGCTGAATGTCACGCATGGCGCCGTCAGCCACCAGATCAAGGCGCTGGAACAATCGCTTGGCGTCAAGCTGTTCGAGCGGGTCGGCCAGCGGGTCAAGCTGACCCCGCATGGCGCCGAACTTTTGCCGGCCGTATCGGTCGCGTTCGACGGCATCGCCGCCGCCACCCAACGGCTGACGCGGCCGGCAAGCAGCGGCGCGCTGTCGGTGTCCTGCGTGCCGGCGCTGCTGCTTTTGTGGATGACGCCGAGGCTCGGCAGCTTCACTGCGCAATATCCCGATATCCAGCTGACGCTCATTCCCTCCAACGACCCAAGGGATATCCGGGCGCCGCACATCGATGTCTGCGTGCACTATGGCGATGGCAGCTGGGCCGATTGCTGGATGCGCAAATGGTCGGGCCTGGAGCTGTTCCCGGTGGTCAGCCCGACGCTGATCAACAACCGGCCGATCCGCAATGTTCGCGACCTCGCCGACCATGTCCTGCTGCATGGTGACGATGGCCGCGAGTGGCACACCTGGCTGGCCGCCGCCGACGCGCTGGACCTCGAGCGCGGCCGGCGCCATCATCTCGGCGATGCGCGCATGACGGCGGAAGCCGCCGTCCATGGCCATGGCGTGGCGCTGGGCGATTCCGTGACGGCAAGCGCGCTGCTCGCCAGGGGCATGCTGGTCGCGCCGTTCAGCCTGTCGGTGCCGGCGGTCGATGATTTCTATGTCGTTTGCCGCAACGAAATGCGGGCGACGCCGATCGTGCAGGTGTTTATCGACTGGCTGTTCGCCGAGAAGGCCGGGGATGACAGCCGCGCCGACGCTCCTGTGGCGGGCCGCCTCGTCATCCGCCGCAAACGTCCCGCGCTCAAGGTGATGGGCGGCAAACCCTCGTAG
- the pncB gene encoding nicotinate phosphoribosyltransferase, with protein sequence MAKTDIARRVYNHTWKLDPIVRSLLDTDFYKLLMLQMIWGMYPKVDATFSLINRTISVRLADEIDEGELREQLDHARTLRFSKKEMIWLGGNNFYGRKQIFEPEFLAWLEGFRLPEYELSKRDGQYELSFSGPWMYTTLWEIPALAIINELRSRAAMRAYGPFALDVLYARAKAKMWAKTERLKALPGIRISDFGTRRRHSFLWQRWCVEALKEGVGEAFTGTSNVLLAMDNDLEALGTNAHELPMVFAALANSEKELKQSPYKVLQDWQRYYGGNLLIVLPDAFGTASFLRDAPDWVADWTGFRPDSAPPIEGGEKILSWWREKGKDPRQKLLIFSDGLEVETIEETYRHFKGKVRMSFGWGTNLTNDFEGCAPTETNSLDAISLVCKVTEANGRPAVKLSDNPAKATGDLKEIERYLRIFGQKDRVEQLVKV encoded by the coding sequence ATGGCCAAGACCGATATTGCGCGGCGCGTCTACAACCACACCTGGAAGCTCGACCCGATCGTGCGCAGCCTGCTCGATACCGACTTCTACAAGCTTTTGATGCTGCAGATGATCTGGGGCATGTACCCCAAGGTCGATGCCACTTTTTCCCTGATCAACCGCACCATTTCGGTGCGGCTCGCCGACGAGATCGACGAAGGTGAGTTGCGCGAACAGCTCGACCATGCCCGCACGCTGCGCTTCTCCAAGAAGGAGATGATCTGGCTGGGTGGTAACAATTTCTATGGCCGCAAGCAGATCTTCGAGCCGGAATTCCTCGCCTGGCTGGAAGGTTTTCGGCTGCCGGAATACGAGCTGTCGAAGCGCGACGGTCAGTATGAGCTCTCCTTCTCCGGCCCGTGGATGTACACCACGCTGTGGGAGATCCCCGCGCTCGCCATCATCAACGAACTCCGATCCCGTGCGGCGATGCGGGCTTACGGGCCGTTCGCGCTCGATGTGCTCTACGCCCGCGCCAAGGCCAAGATGTGGGCCAAGACCGAACGCCTGAAGGCGCTGCCCGGCATTCGCATTTCCGATTTCGGCACCCGCCGGCGCCATTCCTTCCTGTGGCAGCGCTGGTGCGTGGAGGCACTCAAGGAAGGCGTAGGCGAGGCGTTCACCGGCACCTCCAATGTGCTGCTGGCCATGGACAATGACCTCGAAGCGCTCGGCACCAACGCGCATGAATTGCCGATGGTGTTCGCGGCACTGGCCAATTCGGAAAAAGAGCTGAAGCAGTCACCCTACAAGGTGCTGCAGGACTGGCAGCGCTACTATGGCGGCAATCTGCTGATCGTGCTGCCCGACGCCTTCGGCACCGCTTCGTTCCTGCGCGACGCGCCGGACTGGGTCGCCGACTGGACCGGCTTCCGTCCCGACAGCGCGCCGCCCATCGAGGGCGGCGAAAAAATCCTGTCGTGGTGGCGCGAAAAGGGCAAGGACCCCAGGCAGAAGCTGCTGATCTTCTCCGACGGGCTCGAGGTCGAAACCATCGAGGAGACCTACCGCCACTTCAAGGGCAAGGTGCGCATGTCCTTCGGCTGGGGCACCAACCTGACCAATGATTTCGAAGGCTGCGCGCCGACCGAGACCAACAGCCTCGACGCCATATCGCTCGTCTGCAAGGTCACCGAGGCCAATGGAAGGCCGGCGGTCAAGCTGTCCGACAACCCGGCCAAGGCGACCGGCGATCTCAAGGAGATCGAGCGGTATTTGAGGATTTTCGGGCAGAAGGATCGCGTGGAGCAACTGGTCAAGGTTTGA
- a CDS encoding ABC transporter substrate-binding protein — MTDKNGFFDLSKTTLTRRTALKGLAAGAGLAAAPGFVRYSQAQSSAPIKIGFQSHRTGIGAAYGRWYEKTTAAAIKAINAAGGINGRQVEVIIEDDGTDPGRGAEVVGKFATQHKTDIVFGTLFSHVVIGSAPAAGENKIPYFVVSEGHHVASTKLNRYVFQPGITDVKSQIQSMAPWIAANAGKKVTQIFPDFAFGYDHRDYLPPALKAQGAEVIAQIAIPPTESSFTKYFPQIPAETEVIYHVMVGPAVLTFVKELGEFYGSNRPQLFGFIDSLEAVDINSPGLEFLDGSHFWEGSPRYAQPDDTEAQKAYRAAVGIDDNGAAVGDPKDVSTAAHMFGCWETLYVVKKAMEDAGYKGPEDRAKLVEATEALKEFAEGPEHPQGPKTFNGKIHQCFGIQNISKVEGGKLKVVHKTKIEDGLYEAEGDYTTQAL; from the coding sequence GTGACTGACAAGAACGGATTTTTCGACCTCTCCAAAACCACGCTTACCCGCCGCACGGCGCTGAAGGGTCTGGCCGCCGGCGCCGGCCTCGCCGCCGCGCCCGGCTTCGTCCGCTATTCCCAGGCGCAAAGCTCCGCGCCGATCAAGATCGGTTTCCAGTCGCACCGCACCGGCATTGGCGCCGCCTATGGCCGCTGGTACGAGAAGACCACCGCCGCCGCGATCAAGGCGATCAACGCCGCCGGCGGCATCAATGGCCGTCAGGTCGAGGTTATCATCGAGGATGACGGCACCGATCCCGGCCGCGGCGCCGAAGTGGTCGGCAAGTTCGCCACCCAGCACAAGACCGACATCGTCTTCGGCACGCTGTTCTCGCATGTCGTCATCGGCTCGGCGCCCGCCGCCGGCGAAAACAAGATACCCTACTTCGTCGTCAGCGAAGGCCACCACGTCGCCTCGACCAAGCTCAACCGCTACGTCTTCCAGCCCGGCATCACCGACGTGAAGAGCCAGATCCAGTCGATGGCGCCGTGGATCGCGGCCAATGCCGGCAAGAAGGTGACGCAGATCTTCCCCGATTTCGCCTTCGGCTACGACCATCGCGACTACCTGCCCCCGGCGCTGAAGGCGCAAGGCGCCGAGGTGATCGCGCAGATCGCCATCCCGCCGACGGAGAGTTCCTTCACCAAATACTTCCCGCAGATCCCTGCCGAGACCGAGGTCATCTACCACGTCATGGTCGGCCCCGCGGTGCTCACCTTCGTCAAGGAACTCGGCGAGTTCTACGGCTCCAACCGGCCGCAGCTCTTCGGCTTCATCGATTCGCTCGAGGCCGTCGACATCAACAGCCCCGGCCTCGAATTCCTCGACGGAAGCCATTTCTGGGAAGGCTCGCCGCGCTACGCCCAGCCCGATGACACCGAAGCGCAGAAAGCCTATCGCGCCGCCGTCGGCATCGACGACAATGGCGCCGCCGTCGGCGACCCCAAGGACGTCTCCACCGCCGCGCACATGTTCGGCTGCTGGGAAACGCTCTACGTCGTCAAGAAGGCGATGGAGGACGCTGGCTACAAGGGGCCGGAAGATCGCGCCAAGCTGGTCGAGGCGACCGAGGCGCTGAAGGAATTCGCCGAAGGGCCGGAGCATCCGCAGGGGCCGAAAACCTTCAACGGCAAGATCCACCAGTGCTTTGGCATCCAGAACATCTCCAAGGTCGAAGGCGGCAAGCTCAAGGTCGTCCACAAGACCAAGATCGAGGACGGGCTTTACGAGGCCGAAGGGGATTACACGACGCAGGCGCTCTAG